The Terriglobus sp. RCC_193 genome contains a region encoding:
- a CDS encoding MlaD family protein: protein MPSQSEVKWSQLKVGIVVMVSLSLLIALLFFMTSAQGLGLFSRKLTLYTYFENAAGVKEGAAVNLQGVTIGTVKSVNVVHDPKRKLTPIQVVMRIDGKFQPDLHLDTRASLSTVGVLGDTVIDLNSQTANGPMVEDHAELKTLETPNLQDVVKSSQGTIESLNVILAKLDRIVDKIASGQGSVGGLIYDDTLYKRANATIEELHTLEVNLNNGKGSVGKLLHDDDVYNNLDQATAKLNRIVDDLAAGKGSAGKLLHDDALYNNLNSTLAHANSLLAEADQGKGALGLLAKDPAFAGKLNDTVTNLNSLLSGINKGEGTAGLLVKDPALYHNLDKLAVDSQMLVNTIRSDPKKYLTIHFKVF, encoded by the coding sequence ATGCCCAGCCAGAGTGAAGTGAAGTGGTCGCAACTGAAGGTGGGCATTGTGGTCATGGTGTCGCTATCCCTGTTGATCGCGCTCCTCTTCTTTATGACCAGCGCGCAGGGACTGGGCTTGTTCTCTCGCAAGCTGACCCTCTACACCTACTTTGAAAATGCCGCGGGCGTGAAGGAAGGCGCCGCCGTCAACCTGCAGGGCGTCACCATCGGCACCGTCAAATCCGTCAACGTGGTGCATGACCCCAAGCGCAAGCTGACACCCATCCAGGTGGTCATGCGTATCGACGGTAAGTTCCAGCCAGACCTGCATTTGGACACGCGTGCATCGCTCTCCACCGTGGGTGTGCTCGGCGACACGGTGATTGATCTGAATAGCCAGACTGCCAATGGTCCCATGGTGGAGGATCATGCGGAGCTGAAAACGCTGGAGACCCCGAACCTGCAGGACGTGGTGAAATCCAGCCAGGGCACCATTGAAAGCCTGAACGTTATCCTGGCCAAGCTGGATCGCATCGTGGACAAGATCGCCTCCGGTCAGGGTTCCGTCGGCGGACTCATCTACGACGACACGCTCTACAAGCGCGCCAACGCCACCATTGAAGAACTGCACACGCTGGAAGTGAATCTGAACAACGGCAAGGGGTCCGTCGGCAAGCTGCTGCATGACGATGACGTCTATAACAACCTGGACCAGGCCACAGCCAAACTGAACAGAATTGTGGATGACCTGGCTGCTGGCAAAGGTTCCGCAGGTAAGCTGCTGCATGACGATGCCCTGTACAACAACCTGAACTCCACACTGGCCCACGCGAACAGCCTGCTGGCTGAGGCCGATCAAGGAAAGGGCGCGCTCGGCCTGCTCGCAAAGGATCCGGCCTTTGCAGGCAAGCTGAACGACACCGTCACCAATCTGAACAGCCTTCTGTCCGGCATCAACAAGGGTGAAGGCACGGCCGGTCTGCTCGTAAAAGATCCTGCGCTGTATCACAACCTGGATAAGCTCGCCGTCGATTCGCAGATGCTGGTGAACACCATCCGCAGCGATCCGAAGAAGTACCTGACCATCCACTTCAAGGTCTTTTAA
- the acpS gene encoding holo-ACP synthase — translation MIIGTGVDLTEISRIQDSVDRFGERFLDRIYTPREIAYCMRKRNCAESLAARFAAKEAGAKALGTGIARGVSWREIEVAHLSGGRPTMLFHGRAAERAATMGVTAAHLSLSHGRDLAIAQVVLESLPTF, via the coding sequence TTGATCATTGGAACGGGCGTTGACCTGACTGAAATTTCGCGTATTCAGGATTCCGTGGATCGATTCGGAGAACGCTTTCTGGATCGCATCTACACACCACGCGAAATCGCCTATTGCATGCGCAAGAGAAACTGCGCAGAAAGCCTTGCAGCGCGCTTTGCCGCCAAGGAAGCCGGGGCAAAAGCTCTCGGCACTGGCATTGCCCGCGGCGTGAGTTGGCGCGAGATCGAAGTGGCACATCTTTCCGGCGGACGTCCCACGATGCTCTTTCATGGCCGCGCAGCCGAAAGAGCCGCTACCATGGGAGTGACCGCAGCGCATCTCAGCCTGTCCCATGGCCGCGACCTGGCCATTGCACAGGTAGTTCTGGAGAGCCTGCCGACGTTTTGA
- a CDS encoding TIGR03435 family protein, with the protein MFEWMHPVRKLLALTMLVAPISVVAMGQTATSHANTKRPSFEVASVRAHDPGDRRNFNNFQAYPDGRFTSDNSSLWMLIHYAFQLQPYQISGGPDWIRSAGYDLNAKPAEAHDFDDIPLMLQGVLEDCFQLKYHWEMREQPVYNLVVTKPGKLRESVVKTDCPRPFSHPEGIPHDAPCGDLENHTGYTKGYKLSSSEFAASLSWLLSKPVVDMTNLSGHYDVELRWTPESAAIRPDISEQNTPDIFTAIQEQLGLKLQPAKGPVRLLVIDHVEKPSDN; encoded by the coding sequence ATGTTCGAGTGGATGCATCCGGTCAGGAAGCTTCTCGCCTTGACCATGCTGGTTGCGCCCATCTCGGTCGTTGCAATGGGGCAGACCGCGACCTCCCACGCCAATACAAAACGGCCTTCCTTCGAAGTTGCCTCTGTACGGGCCCACGACCCGGGCGATCGCAGGAACTTCAACAACTTTCAGGCATATCCTGACGGACGATTCACCTCCGACAATAGCTCCCTGTGGATGCTCATCCATTACGCCTTTCAGCTGCAGCCCTACCAGATTTCCGGCGGTCCCGATTGGATCAGATCCGCAGGGTATGACCTGAACGCAAAGCCCGCTGAAGCCCACGACTTCGACGACATCCCTCTCATGCTTCAGGGCGTTCTGGAAGATTGTTTCCAACTCAAATACCACTGGGAGATGAGGGAGCAGCCTGTCTACAACCTTGTGGTTACAAAGCCGGGCAAACTGCGAGAGTCTGTCGTGAAAACAGACTGCCCTCGCCCCTTCTCTCATCCTGAAGGCATTCCCCATGATGCGCCCTGCGGTGACCTGGAGAACCACACCGGCTACACAAAGGGTTACAAGCTGTCGTCCAGCGAGTTCGCAGCAAGCCTATCCTGGCTCTTGTCCAAACCCGTCGTGGACATGACAAACCTGTCGGGACACTACGACGTCGAACTGCGATGGACACCAGAGTCCGCTGCGATTCGTCCAGACATTTCCGAGCAGAACACCCCGGACATCTTTACCGCGATCCAGGAACAGCTTGGCCTCAAGCTGCAACCAGCCAAAGGTCCAGTCCGCCTGCTTGTCATAGACCACGTTGAAAAACCATCTGACAACTAG